A DNA window from Eikenella exigua contains the following coding sequences:
- the mnmC gene encoding FAD-dependent 5-carboxymethylaminomethyl-2-thiouridine(34) oxidoreductase MnmC: protein MTTPALIWQGIPDEQELAAAISQHPRAACIFLSDDFSGSLHEPDKGYLKSCTAPAANFIPADANPLQRDIYLLPAAAAAELAQYGFGELVWQNSPPVPQQASPSKPWQIAPPPIPVERVLIIGGGIAGAATAHALARRSISSLILEQNNQPARAASGNRQGLLYAKISTHPTLQTRLLLGSYGYSRRLLEHLLPDSPDWQACGVLHLNHNQSETRRNRELAEQRANRHLYYAVSTAEAEALSGIPLSGQSGLFWPQGAWLNPPSFAAALLESPRIRVLTQHRLINLQRHGSEWRLAVDTPQGMQTFSGSHIVFCCGAEQLADILPEALPLQFIRGQTSLADAAPLSRRLRCALSADAYISPEYRHQHCFGASFVPNEQSSELRATEDDGNHAKLAQLSPELAAALPAYQSGHAAVRADCYDHLPAVGALGDWAAMRVQYAKLAHDKNYRLPDLPGPHLPGLFVNSGHGSRGLATAPLCGELVAAQILGQPLPAEPEVAAALSPNRLLIRRIIHRQT, encoded by the coding sequence ATGACTACCCCTGCCCTCATCTGGCAAGGCATCCCCGACGAACAAGAGCTTGCCGCCGCCATATCCCAGCATCCCCGCGCCGCCTGCATTTTTCTCAGCGACGATTTTTCAGGTAGCCTCCATGAGCCCGATAAAGGCTACCTGAAAAGTTGTACCGCCCCTGCTGCCAACTTTATCCCCGCCGATGCCAACCCGCTGCAACGCGATATTTATCTGTTGCCTGCTGCCGCTGCCGCCGAGTTGGCACAATACGGCTTCGGCGAACTGGTTTGGCAAAACAGTCCGCCTGTGCCGCAACAGGCTAGCCCAAGCAAACCCTGGCAAATTGCCCCTCCACCCATCCCTGTGGAACGCGTACTGATTATCGGCGGCGGTATTGCCGGCGCGGCCACCGCTCACGCCCTCGCCCGACGCAGCATCAGCAGCCTGATCCTCGAACAAAACAATCAGCCCGCCCGCGCCGCCTCCGGTAACCGGCAAGGCCTGCTCTACGCCAAAATCTCCACCCACCCCACCCTGCAAACCCGCCTCCTGCTCGGCAGCTACGGCTACAGCCGCCGCCTGCTCGAACACCTTCTGCCCGACAGCCCGGATTGGCAAGCCTGCGGCGTGCTGCACCTCAACCACAATCAGAGCGAAACCCGCCGCAACCGCGAGCTGGCCGAGCAACGCGCCAACCGCCATCTTTATTATGCCGTCAGCACCGCCGAGGCCGAAGCACTCTCCGGCATCCCGCTGAGTGGGCAGAGCGGCCTGTTTTGGCCGCAGGGCGCTTGGCTCAACCCGCCTTCCTTCGCCGCCGCCCTGCTCGAATCACCCCGCATCCGCGTGCTCACGCAGCATCGACTCATCAATCTGCAACGCCACGGCAGCGAATGGCGGCTTGCCGTGGATACGCCGCAAGGCATGCAGACTTTTTCAGGTAGCCACATCGTGTTCTGTTGCGGCGCCGAGCAATTGGCCGATATCCTGCCCGAAGCCCTGCCGCTGCAATTTATCCGCGGCCAAACCAGCCTGGCCGATGCCGCGCCCCTCAGCCGTCGGCTGCGCTGCGCCCTGAGCGCCGATGCCTATATTTCGCCGGAGTATCGTCATCAGCACTGTTTCGGCGCCAGCTTCGTGCCCAACGAGCAAAGCAGCGAGTTGCGTGCCACAGAAGACGACGGCAACCACGCCAAACTAGCACAACTCTCGCCCGAACTGGCTGCCGCCCTGCCCGCCTACCAGTCCGGTCATGCCGCCGTGCGCGCCGACTGCTACGACCACCTGCCTGCGGTGGGTGCATTGGGCGACTGGGCGGCGATGCGCGTGCAATACGCCAAACTCGCCCACGATAAAAACTACCGCCTGCCAGACCTGCCCGGCCCCCACCTGCCCGGCCTGTTTGTGAACAGCGGGCACGGCAGCCGCGGCCTCGCTACTGCTCCGCTATGCGGCGAACTGGTAGCTGCTCAGATATTGGGGCAGCCGCTGCCCGCCGAACCAGAAGTGGCCGCCGCCCTCTCCCCCAACCGCTTGTTAATCCGCCGCATTATCCACCGGCAAACTTAA
- a CDS encoding metal ABC transporter substrate-binding protein, which yields MRRLLSAFCLLAALGFAAPAYAKFKVVTTFTVIQDIAQNVAGDAAVVESITKPGAEIHDYQPTPQDIAKAQSADLVLWNGLNLERWFERFFQNVRNKPAVVVTQGIVPMSIHEGPYRGTPNPHAWMSTRNALIYVENIKNALIKYDPQNAAAYTRNAAAYAQRIRNLDRPLREKLARVPQNQRFLVTSEGAFSYLARDYGFKEVYLWPINAEQQGTPQQVRRVINTVRQNHIPVVFSESTVSPRPMQQVSRETGAKYGGVLYVDSLSAKNGPVPTYLDLLNITVSTIVRGFGK from the coding sequence ATGCGCCGATTATTATCTGCATTCTGTCTGTTGGCCGCCTTGGGCTTTGCTGCACCGGCCTATGCTAAATTCAAAGTGGTTACCACCTTCACCGTAATTCAGGATATTGCCCAAAACGTGGCGGGCGATGCGGCTGTGGTGGAATCGATTACCAAGCCGGGCGCAGAAATCCACGATTACCAGCCCACACCGCAAGACATTGCTAAAGCCCAATCTGCCGATTTGGTGTTGTGGAACGGACTGAACCTGGAACGCTGGTTTGAGCGTTTCTTCCAAAACGTGCGCAACAAGCCGGCAGTGGTGGTAACGCAGGGTATTGTGCCGATGTCAATTCACGAAGGTCCTTATCGTGGCACGCCCAACCCGCACGCTTGGATGTCTACCCGCAACGCCTTAATCTATGTGGAAAACATTAAAAACGCACTAATTAAGTACGACCCGCAAAATGCAGCAGCGTACACCCGCAATGCCGCCGCTTATGCCCAGCGCATCCGCAACCTAGACCGCCCTTTGCGCGAAAAACTGGCACGCGTGCCGCAAAATCAGCGTTTCTTGGTAACCAGCGAAGGCGCGTTCAGCTATCTGGCACGTGATTATGGTTTCAAAGAAGTGTATCTGTGGCCGATTAACGCCGAGCAGCAAGGTACGCCGCAGCAGGTGCGCCGCGTGATCAACACTGTGCGGCAAAATCATATTCCGGTGGTGTTCAGCGAGAGCACCGTATCACCGCGCCCGATGCAGCAGGTATCGCGCGAAACCGGTGCCAAATACGGCGGCGTGCTGTATGTAGATTCGCTTTCCGCCAAAAACGGCCCGGTGCCGACCTACCTCGACCTGCTCAACATCACGGTTTCCACCATTGTTAGAGGATTTGGAAAATAA
- a CDS encoding phospholipase D-like domain-containing protein, with the protein MSNRTLLLDHPQPLLDQLHARSSSSEMHGGNSVQLLQDSRENFPSWLETVAAAKHYVLIEMYIFAANDFGVRLRDLLVEKCHQGVSVVLVYDWLGNLWPAVCRFFEPLKQAGAQVVAYNPPGFASGIGLLSRNHRKSFVIDGHTAFVSGLCVSSAWEGNLAKGVAPWRDTGLKLQGPVVAEVVQALSDTLRSQGERLPENITPYGGTAAGTVRAGVVATTPSNNNMMRLDLNALALARRNLWLTDAYFMPTRLYTQALINAANDGVDVRILVPRTSDIRWIGRVSRIRYRSLLEAGVRVFEWDGPMIHAKSAIADGQWARVGSTNLNFASWYLNRELDVVIEDAVVVHQLEQMFLQDLANATEIVLNSSERRAALRRRHQMLSKRHSRQRAQAAARQLLQLSSMFRGNFYGTRTVDENEAKSYLSLGIGMLALALLLWFAPYLLVVPLIFLLLAGGLSTTVHAVRQLWRFRRRKRTSKVDRPVE; encoded by the coding sequence ATGTCCAACCGCACCCTCCTCCTCGACCACCCGCAGCCGCTGCTCGACCAGCTGCATGCGCGTTCCAGCAGCAGCGAAATGCATGGCGGCAACAGCGTGCAACTCTTGCAAGACAGCCGCGAGAACTTTCCCTCCTGGCTTGAAACGGTGGCTGCTGCCAAGCATTATGTGCTGATTGAAATGTATATTTTTGCCGCCAACGATTTCGGCGTGCGGCTGCGCGATTTGCTGGTGGAAAAATGTCACCAGGGTGTGAGCGTGGTGCTGGTGTACGACTGGCTGGGCAACCTGTGGCCGGCTGTGTGCCGCTTTTTTGAACCGCTCAAGCAGGCCGGCGCGCAAGTGGTGGCCTACAACCCGCCTGGTTTTGCCAGCGGCATCGGCCTGCTCTCGCGCAACCACCGCAAATCCTTCGTGATAGACGGCCACACCGCCTTCGTGAGTGGATTATGTGTGTCTTCCGCCTGGGAAGGCAATCTGGCCAAAGGTGTGGCGCCGTGGCGCGATACCGGGCTGAAACTGCAGGGGCCGGTGGTGGCCGAAGTGGTGCAGGCTTTGTCCGACACGCTGCGCTCGCAAGGCGAAAGGCTACCTGAAAACATCACCCCTTATGGCGGCACGGCTGCCGGCACAGTACGCGCCGGCGTGGTGGCCACCACGCCCAGCAACAACAATATGATGCGGCTGGATTTAAACGCGCTGGCGCTGGCGCGGCGCAACCTGTGGCTTACCGATGCCTATTTCATGCCCACCCGCCTCTACACTCAAGCCCTCATCAACGCCGCCAACGACGGCGTGGACGTGCGCATCCTGGTGCCGCGCACTTCCGATATACGCTGGATAGGCCGCGTGTCGCGCATCCGCTACCGCAGCCTCTTGGAGGCCGGTGTGCGCGTGTTTGAATGGGACGGGCCGATGATTCACGCCAAAAGTGCCATTGCTGACGGCCAATGGGCGCGCGTGGGCTCGACCAATCTCAATTTCGCCAGCTGGTATCTCAACCGCGAATTAGACGTGGTGATCGAAGACGCGGTAGTGGTGCACCAACTGGAGCAGATGTTTCTACAAGACCTCGCCAACGCCACCGAAATCGTGCTCAACAGCAGTGAACGCCGCGCCGCCCTGCGCCGACGCCACCAAATGCTTTCCAAGCGGCACAGCCGCCAGCGCGCCCAAGCTGCCGCCCGTCAGCTGCTGCAGCTTTCCAGCATGTTTCGCGGCAACTTCTACGGCACGCGCACGGTGGATGAAAACGAAGCCAAATCCTATCTGAGCCTGGGCATCGGTATGCTGGCGCTGGCGCTGCTGCTATGGTTCGCGCCCTATCTGTTGGTGGTACCGTTGATATTCCTGCTGTTGGCCGGCGGACTTTCCACCACCGTCCACGCCGTGCGCCAACTGTGGCGCTTCCGGCGCCGCAAACGCACTAGTAAGGTAGATCGTCCGGTTGAATAG
- a CDS encoding ATP-binding cassette domain-containing protein has translation MSEQAASISVESVTVRYSNGHTAIRDVSFTLQGGTTCALVGVNGSGKSTLFKSLMGQIKPKSGNIHLCGLPVPQALKRNLVAYVPQSEEVDWQFPVSVYDVVMQGRYGYLNFLRLPKAEDKRKVQEAMERVGIAHLAQRQIGELSGGQKKRVFLARALAQQGKIILLDEPFTGVDVKTEDAIVDLLGQLREQGHLILVSTHNLGMVPDFCDQVVMINRTVLAAGCTEHTFNQHNLELAFGGVLRHFRLSGSDLHDDEDSRVLTVLTDDERPAVFYGQAKNDPPAVPCCSDAQGSGAEQENGSEGESSC, from the coding sequence ATGTCTGAACAAGCCGCCTCCATCAGCGTTGAATCGGTAACGGTTCGCTACAGCAACGGCCACACGGCCATCCGTGACGTGAGTTTCACGCTGCAAGGCGGCACTACCTGCGCGCTGGTGGGCGTAAACGGCAGCGGCAAATCCACCCTGTTTAAAAGTCTGATGGGGCAAATTAAGCCGAAGTCGGGCAACATCCACCTGTGCGGCCTGCCCGTACCACAGGCGCTCAAGCGCAACCTAGTGGCCTATGTGCCGCAGAGCGAGGAAGTGGATTGGCAATTTCCCGTGTCGGTGTACGATGTGGTGATGCAGGGGCGCTATGGCTACCTGAATTTCTTGCGTCTGCCTAAGGCGGAAGACAAACGTAAGGTGCAGGAAGCTATGGAGCGGGTAGGCATTGCCCATTTGGCACAGCGGCAGATCGGCGAGCTCTCCGGCGGGCAGAAAAAACGCGTCTTTCTGGCGCGCGCGCTGGCGCAACAGGGCAAGATTATCTTGCTGGACGAGCCGTTTACTGGCGTGGACGTGAAAACCGAAGACGCGATTGTGGATTTGCTCGGCCAGCTGCGCGAGCAGGGGCATCTGATTTTGGTGTCTACCCACAACCTCGGCATGGTGCCGGACTTCTGCGACCAAGTGGTGATGATCAACCGCACCGTGCTGGCTGCCGGCTGCACTGAGCACACTTTCAACCAACACAACCTCGAGCTGGCCTTCGGCGGCGTGTTGCGCCACTTCCGCCTCTCCGGCAGCGATTTGCACGATGACGAAGATAGCCGTGTACTCACTGTACTTACCGACGACGAACGCCCCGCCGTGTTCTACGGCCAAGCCAAAAATGATCCACCAGCCGTACCTTGCTGCAGCGATGCCCAAGGCAGCGGCGCGGAGCAGGAAAACGGCAGTGAAGGGGAAAGTTCATGCTAG
- the lon gene encoding endopeptidase La yields MTQSQHNPAENRALPMLPLRDVVVYPHMVLPLFVGRLKSIAALDAAIEQDGPVFLLAQKNPANEDPGTDDLHVIGTLANILQVLKLPDGTVKVLVEGMQRARALAVNDGGDYFQAEVEVLAAEENTAGHDYEALRRTLLAQFDQFIKLNKKIPGEVAGTIHGITDHSRLVDTIAAHLQLKLEQRQEILEIIDVAERMEHLLGQLEAELDILQVEKRIRGRVKRQMEKSQRDYYLNEQVKAIQKELGEGDEREELDQLEQQVREAGMSKEAEEKALGEMKKLRMMPPMSAESSVVRNYIETLVDIPWKKKSKVSKDIVRADLVLNADHYGLERVKERILEYLAVQKRMNKLKGPILCLVGPPGVGKTSLGQSIAKATGRKYVRMALGGIHDESEIRGHRRTYIGSMPGKIIQNMIKAGVNNPLFLLDEIDKLGRDFRGDPGSALLEVLDPEQNYSFADHYVEVDFDLSNVMFLATSNSMDIPPALLDRMEIIRLSGYTEDEKVNIAMQYLVPKQIERNGVKNGEINIQESAVRDIIRYYTREAGVRSLDREIAKICRKVVMKQVLEQDKKASTKRTATTQTVVVDAANLHDYLGVRRFDYGVAENENRVGQVTGLAWTEVGGELLTIEAVALKGKGNILRTGKLGDVMQESISAAWSVVRSRAEVLGIAPDFYEKTDIHVHVPEGATPKDGPSAGIGMTLAIVSSLTGIPVRADLAMTGEITLRGEVLPIGGLKEKLLAALRGGIKHVLIPQENVKDLEEIPQNVKEELEIHPVRWIDEVLSFGLEYQPQPWQDMLAAKPKTPAKSGGRATKH; encoded by the coding sequence ATGACCCAATCCCAGCATAATCCCGCTGAAAACCGCGCCCTGCCGATGTTGCCGCTGCGTGACGTGGTGGTGTATCCACATATGGTGCTGCCGCTGTTTGTCGGCCGCCTCAAATCTATTGCTGCGCTGGATGCCGCCATCGAGCAAGATGGGCCGGTATTCCTTCTGGCGCAGAAAAATCCGGCCAACGAAGACCCCGGCACAGACGATTTGCACGTGATCGGCACACTGGCCAATATCCTGCAAGTGCTGAAATTGCCCGACGGCACGGTGAAAGTGCTGGTAGAAGGCATGCAGCGCGCCCGTGCTTTGGCGGTAAACGATGGTGGCGACTATTTCCAAGCCGAAGTTGAAGTGTTGGCTGCCGAAGAAAATACTGCCGGCCATGACTATGAAGCCCTGCGCCGAACGCTTTTGGCGCAGTTCGATCAATTCATCAAGCTCAATAAGAAAATCCCCGGCGAAGTGGCCGGCACCATTCACGGCATCACCGACCACAGCCGACTGGTGGACACCATCGCCGCCCATTTGCAGCTCAAGCTGGAGCAGCGGCAGGAGATTTTGGAAATCATCGATGTAGCCGAACGCATGGAACACCTGCTCGGCCAGCTGGAAGCCGAGCTGGATATTTTGCAAGTAGAAAAACGCATCCGCGGCCGGGTAAAACGGCAGATGGAAAAATCGCAGCGCGACTATTACCTGAACGAACAGGTAAAAGCAATCCAGAAAGAGTTGGGCGAGGGTGACGAGCGTGAAGAGCTCGACCAGCTTGAACAGCAGGTGCGCGAAGCCGGCATGAGCAAGGAAGCGGAAGAAAAAGCGCTGGGCGAAATGAAAAAGCTGCGCATGATGCCGCCGATGTCAGCCGAGTCTTCCGTGGTGCGCAACTATATCGAAACCCTGGTGGACATCCCGTGGAAGAAGAAAAGCAAGGTCAGCAAAGATATTGTGCGGGCTGATTTGGTGCTCAATGCCGACCACTACGGCTTGGAAAGGGTGAAAGAGCGCATTTTGGAATATTTGGCCGTGCAAAAACGTATGAACAAGCTCAAAGGTCCGATTCTGTGCCTGGTGGGCCCGCCTGGCGTGGGCAAAACCTCGCTCGGCCAATCCATTGCCAAAGCCACCGGCCGCAAATACGTGCGTATGGCCTTGGGCGGCATCCATGACGAGAGTGAAATCCGTGGCCACCGCCGTACTTACATCGGCTCGATGCCGGGCAAAATCATACAAAATATGATTAAAGCCGGCGTGAACAATCCGCTGTTCCTGCTGGACGAAATCGATAAGCTTGGCCGCGATTTCCGTGGCGATCCGGGCAGTGCGCTCTTGGAAGTGCTTGATCCAGAGCAAAACTATTCTTTTGCTGACCACTATGTGGAAGTGGACTTCGACCTGAGTAACGTGATGTTCTTAGCCACCTCCAACAGCATGGATATCCCGCCTGCGTTGCTCGACCGCATGGAAATTATCCGCCTCTCCGGCTATACCGAAGACGAAAAAGTCAATATTGCCATGCAATATCTCGTGCCCAAGCAGATTGAGCGCAATGGGGTGAAAAATGGCGAAATCAATATCCAGGAAAGCGCAGTACGCGACATCATCCGCTACTACACCCGCGAAGCCGGCGTGCGCTCGCTCGATCGCGAAATTGCCAAAATCTGCCGCAAGGTGGTGATGAAGCAGGTATTGGAGCAAGACAAAAAAGCCAGCACTAAACGCACTGCCACGACGCAAACCGTGGTGGTGGATGCGGCCAACCTGCACGACTACCTCGGTGTGCGCCGTTTCGATTACGGCGTGGCCGAAAACGAAAACCGTGTCGGCCAAGTTACCGGCCTGGCGTGGACGGAAGTGGGCGGCGAGCTGCTTACCATCGAAGCTGTCGCACTCAAAGGCAAAGGCAACATCCTGCGCACCGGTAAGTTGGGCGATGTAATGCAGGAATCCATTTCTGCCGCCTGGAGCGTGGTGCGTTCGCGTGCCGAAGTATTGGGTATTGCACCGGATTTCTACGAGAAAACCGATATCCATGTGCACGTTCCGGAAGGCGCCACGCCCAAGGACGGCCCCAGTGCCGGCATCGGCATGACGCTGGCCATCGTGTCTTCTCTCACTGGCATTCCCGTGCGTGCCGACTTGGCCATGACCGGTGAGATCACTCTGCGTGGCGAAGTATTGCCCATCGGCGGTTTGAAAGAAAAACTGCTGGCTGCTCTGCGCGGCGGCATCAAGCATGTGCTGATTCCGCAGGAAAACGTGAAAGATTTGGAAGAAATTCCGCAAAACGTGAAAGAAGAGCTGGAAATCCATCCGGTGCGCTGGATTGACGAAGTGCTCTCCTTCGGCCTGGAATACCAGCCGCAACCTTGGCAGGACATGCTTGCGGCCAAACCGAAAACCCCGGCGAAATCCGGCGGCCGCGCCACCAAGCATTAG
- a CDS encoding HU family DNA-binding protein: MLHYSSTRKGLNVNKSELIEAIAKEADISKAAAGKALDGFTKAVTTALKKGDTVTLVGFGTFYVGERAERKGRNPQTGKELIIPAAKSPKFRAGKALKDAL, encoded by the coding sequence ATTCTTCATTACTCCTCAACTAGAAAGGGACTTAACGTGAACAAGTCTGAATTGATTGAAGCGATTGCCAAGGAAGCTGACATTTCCAAGGCTGCTGCCGGCAAGGCACTGGATGGTTTTACCAAGGCTGTTACCACCGCTCTGAAAAAAGGCGACACCGTAACTCTGGTGGGCTTCGGTACTTTCTATGTGGGCGAACGCGCCGAACGTAAAGGCCGTAACCCGCAAACTGGTAAAGAACTGATTATTCCAGCCGCCAAATCTCCGAAATTCCGTGCAGGTAAGGCGTTGAAAGACGCGCTGTAA
- a CDS encoding metal ABC transporter permease: MSELINWFATPLAFPFMQNALLTALIVSITCGLLSCYLVLKGWSLMGDAVSHAVLPGIVLAFVFGIPLQIGAFVSGLLCSVGVGYLKNNSRLKEDTVMGIVFSGMFALGLVLFTKVETDQHLTHILFGNVLGVSREELLQTFAICTAVALVMLLKRRDFMLYCFDPAQARIAGLSPQLLHYGLLALLALTIITAMQVAGVVLVVAMLISPGITAFLLTKRFEHMMIIVMAASVLTCLAGTLLSYHINSATGPSIVILQAILFLLALIWSKLRQAFGKEEVVEAS; the protein is encoded by the coding sequence ATGTCTGAGCTGATCAACTGGTTTGCCACGCCGCTCGCCTTCCCCTTCATGCAGAACGCCCTGCTCACCGCGCTGATTGTATCCATCACATGCGGGCTGTTGTCCTGCTATCTGGTGCTCAAAGGCTGGTCGCTGATGGGCGACGCGGTGTCGCACGCCGTGCTGCCCGGCATTGTGCTTGCCTTCGTGTTCGGTATCCCGCTGCAAATCGGCGCATTTGTCTCCGGCCTGCTCTGTTCCGTGGGTGTAGGCTACCTGAAAAACAACAGCCGCCTCAAAGAAGATACCGTGATGGGCATCGTCTTCTCCGGTATGTTTGCGCTCGGTCTCGTATTGTTTACTAAAGTAGAAACCGACCAACACCTCACCCACATCCTGTTCGGCAACGTGCTGGGCGTGAGCCGCGAAGAGCTGCTGCAAACCTTCGCCATCTGCACCGCCGTGGCCTTGGTCATGCTGCTCAAACGGCGCGACTTCATGCTCTACTGTTTCGACCCTGCCCAAGCGCGCATCGCCGGCCTATCCCCGCAGCTTCTGCATTACGGCCTACTTGCCTTGCTTGCCCTTACCATCATCACCGCCATGCAGGTGGCCGGTGTAGTGCTGGTGGTGGCCATGCTCATTTCCCCCGGCATCACCGCCTTCCTGCTTACCAAACGCTTTGAGCACATGATGATCATCGTCATGGCCGCCTCCGTTCTCACCTGCCTCGCCGGCACCCTGCTCAGCTACCACATTAACTCCGCCACCGGCCCCAGTATCGTGATTTTGCAGGCTATCCTATTTCTGCTCGCCCTCATCTGGAGCAAACTGCGGCAGGCATTTGGCAA
- a CDS encoding SMI1/KNR4 family protein, with amino-acid sequence MWYQSFEFYDRHHPATPDDIAAFRTPLPEAERANALNYLEPYSAQLSATGYCLPAHFYIPDELMQLWQYSVHGGITGNGQDFGYFSPAETVSYYFGYQFWYYTPDLLPIAFDGGGVFYCYDFGQPILLIVMKDSGSDDLAFRLATALLPC; translated from the coding sequence ATGTGGTATCAATCATTTGAATTTTACGACCGACACCACCCCGCCACGCCGGACGACATTGCCGCATTCCGCACTCCTTTGCCCGAAGCCGAACGCGCCAACGCATTAAACTATCTCGAACCTTACTCAGCACAGCTCAGTGCCACCGGATATTGCCTGCCAGCCCACTTTTATATCCCTGACGAACTGATGCAGCTTTGGCAATATTCCGTGCACGGCGGCATCACGGGCAATGGGCAAGATTTTGGCTACTTCTCACCGGCGGAAACCGTGTCCTATTATTTCGGCTACCAATTCTGGTATTACACGCCCGATTTGCTGCCGATTGCATTCGATGGCGGCGGCGTGTTCTATTGTTACGATTTCGGGCAGCCCATCCTTTTAATTGTGATGAAAGACTCAGGCTCAGACGACCTGGCGTTCCGGTTGGCAACAGCCTTGCTGCCGTGCTGA
- a CDS encoding metal ABC transporter permease encodes MLEMLLEPFAYEYMVKAIVLSAAVGGMCAFLSSYLMLKGWSLIGDALSHSVVPGVAVTYALGLPYSAGAFVSGILAALSILWIRAITQLKEDAVIGFIFTTFFAIGLFIVSVNPTAVNVQEIVLGNILGIADEDIFQVAIIIGVCLLFLLPTWKNLLLVFFDETQAVAVGLSPLRYKILFFCLLSACVVAALQTVGAILVIAMVVTPGATAYLLTDRFGKLVLIAVSLGILTCALGAYISFFLDGATGGVIVSLQSLLFLFSFVFAPKYGLLRQKFGAAPQAAEETEAGYV; translated from the coding sequence ATGCTAGAGATGCTGCTGGAGCCGTTTGCCTATGAATACATGGTGAAGGCCATCGTGCTGAGCGCGGCGGTGGGTGGTATGTGCGCGTTTTTGTCGTCTTATTTAATGCTCAAAGGCTGGTCGCTGATTGGCGACGCACTATCGCACTCGGTGGTGCCTGGCGTGGCGGTTACCTATGCGCTCGGCTTGCCCTATTCTGCCGGCGCGTTTGTATCCGGCATTTTGGCAGCACTGTCGATTTTGTGGATACGTGCCATCACGCAGCTGAAGGAAGACGCGGTGATCGGCTTTATCTTCACCACTTTTTTCGCCATCGGCCTGTTTATCGTGTCGGTGAACCCGACTGCGGTAAACGTGCAGGAAATTGTGTTGGGCAATATTTTGGGCATTGCCGACGAAGATATTTTTCAGGTAGCCATCATCATTGGCGTATGCCTGCTGTTTCTGCTGCCCACTTGGAAAAACTTGCTCTTGGTGTTTTTTGACGAAACTCAAGCCGTGGCTGTCGGCCTCTCGCCACTGCGCTATAAAATTTTGTTTTTCTGTCTGCTCAGCGCCTGCGTGGTGGCTGCGCTGCAAACTGTGGGTGCGATTTTGGTGATTGCCATGGTGGTTACTCCCGGTGCCACCGCCTACTTGCTTACCGACCGCTTCGGCAAACTAGTGCTAATTGCCGTATCGCTCGGCATACTTACCTGCGCCTTGGGTGCCTATATAAGCTTTTTCCTCGACGGTGCCACCGGCGGCGTGATTGTGTCCCTGCAAAGCCTGCTGTTCCTGTTCTCCTTCGTGTTTGCGCCCAAGTACGGCCTGTTGCGGCAAAAATTCGGCGCTGCGCCACAGGCAGCCGAAGAAACGGAGGCCGGCTATGTCTGA